In a single window of the Planctomycetota bacterium genome:
- the proC gene encoding pyrroline-5-carboxylate reductase: MKLAFLGAGNMAEAIFRGLPDGHEIVAADLSAERREVFELLGATVCDDLASHLEDVDVLVLSLKPQVAPEVIPKLAGIGHALVVSIMAGVTSATIEGWLGKDRRVVRVMPNTPMLVGHGACGIAPGTCATADDLATTRGLFESSCKVVEVRADQMDAVTAVSGSGPAYVFFLAEQMIAAGKAVGLSREDADVLVRQTIAGAAAMLDEGNDPEELRRQVTSPNGTTAAAIAVFDDADLPGIVRQAVTAAHDRGRELSG, translated from the coding sequence ATGAAGCTTGCCTTCCTCGGTGCCGGCAACATGGCCGAAGCGATCTTTCGCGGCTTGCCCGACGGCCACGAGATCGTCGCGGCCGATCTTTCGGCCGAGCGGCGCGAGGTGTTCGAGTTGCTCGGTGCGACGGTGTGCGATGACCTCGCGTCGCATCTGGAGGACGTCGATGTCTTGGTCCTGTCGCTCAAGCCACAGGTCGCGCCGGAGGTGATCCCGAAGCTCGCGGGGATCGGGCACGCGTTGGTGGTGTCGATCATGGCCGGCGTGACCAGCGCGACGATCGAGGGCTGGCTCGGCAAGGATCGGCGCGTGGTGCGGGTCATGCCCAACACGCCGATGCTCGTGGGCCATGGCGCGTGCGGGATCGCACCGGGAACATGCGCGACCGCCGATGATCTCGCCACCACGCGCGGCCTGTTCGAGTCGTCGTGCAAGGTCGTGGAAGTCCGCGCCGACCAGATGGATGCGGTCACGGCGGTGAGCGGCTCGGGACCGGCGTATGTGTTTTTCCTCGCCGAGCAGATGATCGCCGCGGGCAAGGCCGTCGGACTCAGCCGCGAGGACGCCGACGTGCTCGTCCGACAGACGATCGCCGGAGCCGCTGCCATGCTCGACGAGGGGAACGACCCGGAAGAGTTGCGTCGGCAGGTCACCAGCCCCAACGGCACGACCGCCGCCGCGATCGCCGTCTTCGACG
- a CDS encoding DUF5522 domain-containing protein: MPQRSLQEGRDYEIDERGYLVFTALYLLERGECCGSGCKNCPFNYRNVSEPQKTKLQATRKLGERATGK, from the coding sequence GTGCCTCAACGCAGTCTTCAAGAAGGCCGGGACTACGAAATCGACGAGCGCGGCTACCTCGTGTTCACCGCGCTCTACCTCCTCGAGCGCGGCGAGTGCTGCGGCAGTGGGTGCAAAAACTGCCCGTTCAACTACCGCAACGTGTCCGAGCCACAGAAAACGAAGCTACAGGCAACTCGAAAACTCGGCGAACGCGCGACGGGCAAATGA
- the nadA gene encoding quinolinate synthase NadA — MALTWQQPLPAVYRELSDPELRVRIQMAKDELGSRLAILGHHYQQDSVIEFADHRGDSFELSRYAADLEGVEHVIFCGVHFMAETADILTDESVTVHLPDLGAGCSMADMADIDQTEEAWEQLEEVCGDSLIVPVTYMNSSAAIKSFVGEHGGAVCTSSNAREVLEWALAQGDGEQDVKVLFFPDQHLGRNTAYAMGHALDEMVLWDPRKPLGGNESDTLCKARFILWKGHCSVHALFRPEHVDQAREQHPDINVIVHPECKWEVVQKADMAGSTAYIVKIIEEAEPGTAWSIGTEVHLVNRLKHEHPDKEIYVLSDCQCLCTTMYRVDLPHLCWCLEQIAAGDPVNEIRVDAKTRKWSTVALERMLAIRGTGNPVGKDQPRAETVD; from the coding sequence ATGGCACTTACCTGGCAACAGCCGCTGCCGGCCGTGTATCGGGAGCTTTCCGATCCGGAACTTCGCGTCCGCATTCAGATGGCCAAGGACGAGCTTGGTTCTCGCCTCGCGATCCTCGGCCACCACTACCAGCAGGACAGCGTCATCGAGTTCGCCGACCATCGTGGCGACTCGTTCGAGCTTTCCCGCTACGCCGCCGACCTCGAAGGCGTGGAGCACGTGATCTTCTGCGGCGTGCATTTCATGGCCGAGACGGCCGACATCCTCACCGACGAGAGCGTCACGGTACACCTGCCCGACCTGGGTGCCGGCTGCTCGATGGCCGACATGGCCGACATCGACCAGACCGAGGAGGCGTGGGAACAACTCGAAGAAGTCTGCGGCGATTCGTTGATCGTGCCGGTGACGTACATGAACAGCTCCGCCGCAATCAAGAGCTTCGTCGGCGAACATGGCGGCGCGGTCTGCACTTCGTCCAACGCCCGCGAAGTGCTCGAATGGGCCTTGGCCCAAGGCGACGGCGAACAGGACGTGAAAGTGTTGTTCTTCCCCGACCAACACCTCGGCCGCAACACGGCCTATGCGATGGGTCACGCCCTGGACGAGATGGTGCTCTGGGACCCGCGCAAGCCGCTGGGCGGCAACGAGTCCGACACGCTCTGCAAGGCGCGGTTCATCCTGTGGAAAGGCCACTGCTCGGTGCACGCGCTCTTCCGTCCCGAGCATGTCGATCAGGCCCGCGAGCAGCACCCGGACATCAACGTCATCGTTCACCCCGAGTGCAAGTGGGAGGTCGTGCAGAAGGCCGACATGGCCGGCAGCACGGCGTACATCGTCAAGATCATCGAAGAAGCGGAGCCGGGCACGGCCTGGTCCATCGGCACGGAAGTCCACCTCGTCAACCGGCTCAAACACGAGCACCCGGACAAGGAGATTTACGTCCTCTCCGACTGCCAGTGCCTTTGCACGACGATGTACCGCGTGGACCTGCCGCACCTTTGCTGGTGCTTGGAACAGATCGCTGCCGGCGACCCGGTCAACGAAATCCGCGTCGACGCCAAGACCCGCAAGTGGTCCACCGTTGCCCTGGAGCGCATGCTCGCTATCCGTGGCACCGGCAACCCCGTCGGCAAGGACCAGCCGCGTGCGGAGACGGTGGACTAA
- a CDS encoding DUF427 domain-containing protein — protein sequence MKSPSPSQRETPGPGQESVWDYPRPPRLEPVGKPVRVELNGVEIARTDAGLRILETSHPPTVYIPPTDIADDVTSVNDHGSFCEWKGRAGYVDVHADGQIVENAGWFYPAPVKAYADLRDFIAFYPSKVKCYIGDEPVKAQEGDFYGGWITDNLVGPFKGGPGTWGW from the coding sequence ATGAAATCCCCCTCACCGTCACAACGCGAAACGCCCGGCCCCGGGCAGGAATCCGTCTGGGACTACCCACGCCCACCCCGCCTCGAACCGGTCGGCAAACCGGTCCGCGTGGAGCTCAACGGCGTCGAGATCGCGCGGACCGACGCGGGGCTTCGGATCCTCGAAACCAGCCACCCGCCGACGGTGTACATCCCCCCGACCGACATCGCGGACGACGTGACCTCCGTGAACGATCACGGCTCGTTCTGCGAATGGAAAGGCCGGGCCGGTTACGTCGACGTTCATGCCGACGGACAGATCGTGGAAAACGCCGGCTGGTTCTACCCGGCCCCGGTCAAGGCCTACGCCGACCTGCGCGACTTCATCGCGTTCTATCCCAGCAAGGTCAAGTGCTACATCGGCGACGAACCGGTCAAGGCCCAGGAAGGCGACTTCTACGGCGGCTGGATCACCGACAACCTCGTCGGCCCGTTCAAAGGCGGGCCGGGCACTTGGGGTTGGTAA
- a CDS encoding PilZ domain-containing protein, which translates to MAQPRHRLRLARRHNGVQVRVQDISLHGVGFTADHCFKRGSVHWIVVAGGSLRLSCRLRVASCRENDQGTFSCGGEFF; encoded by the coding sequence CTGGCTCAGCCCCGCCACCGGCTACGGCTCGCCCGGCGGCATAACGGCGTCCAAGTCCGCGTGCAGGACATCAGCCTCCACGGCGTCGGCTTCACCGCCGACCACTGCTTCAAACGCGGCAGCGTCCACTGGATCGTCGTCGCCGGCGGCAGCCTCCGCCTGTCCTGCCGACTCCGCGTCGCCAGCTGCCGGGAGAACGACCAAGGCACGTTCAGCTGCGGCGGCGAGTTCTTCTAA
- a CDS encoding YkgJ family cysteine cluster protein: protein MELPVWYEKGLSFTCTQCGNCCTGPSGFVWISDEEVTRLAEHLGLSREVTVRKYCRTINGKLSLKERKVGFGKYDCIFLTGEPGGKRGCGIYEARPLQCRTWPFWPENIDSEKAWDRLSHKTCPGMNSGKRYTRRQIERIRDAADWPKNPPTSAG from the coding sequence GTGGAACTGCCCGTCTGGTACGAAAAAGGTCTGTCCTTCACCTGCACCCAGTGCGGCAACTGCTGCACGGGGCCTTCGGGATTCGTGTGGATCAGTGACGAGGAAGTGACGCGTCTGGCCGAGCATCTCGGGCTCAGCCGAGAGGTGACGGTGCGCAAGTACTGCCGCACGATCAACGGGAAGCTCTCGCTCAAGGAACGCAAGGTCGGCTTCGGCAAGTACGACTGCATCTTCCTCACCGGCGAGCCGGGCGGTAAGCGGGGATGCGGCATCTACGAAGCGCGCCCGCTGCAGTGCCGGACCTGGCCGTTCTGGCCCGAGAACATCGACAGCGAGAAGGCGTGGGACCGGCTCAGCCACAAAACTTGCCCCGGCATGAACAGCGGCAAACGCTACACCCGCCGACAGATCGAACGCATCCGTGACGCCGCTGATTGGCCGAAGAATCCACCGACGAGCGCCGGCTGA